AACAACGCCGCGGCGACGCACCTTTATCGGATTGCACAGGAAGCCATCAACAACGCCATCAAACACGGCAAGGCGAAGAAAATCCTGATCGCCTTCCGGACGATGGGTGACAAGCATTGCCTGCTGATCTCCAACGACGGTGCGCGGTTCCCCGGTGAAGCGAAACAGAGCCAGGGAATGGGGTTGCGGATCATGGAGTACCGGGCCGGCGAGATCGGAGCCTCTCTGCAAATCCAAGGTGGCGACGGTCCGGGCACGACAGTAACATGCGCTTTCGACAAGAACCTATGAGCGCCCTCAAAAAAGCGGTTCCCGCCTCGACGAAGAAGCGCATCCTGATCGTGGACGATCATCCCATGATGCGCCAGGGCCTGGCGCAACTCATCGGCAATGAACCCGACCTGGTCGTTTGTTCCGAAGCGGAAGATGCCCGCGGGGCGCTGGAGGCCGCAAATAAACACGTTCCCGACCTCATGCTCGCGGACATTACGCTGCCCGATAAAAGCGGCCTTGAACTGATCAAGGACGTTCAGGCAATTCATCCGGGATTGGCGGTTCTGGTAATTTCGATGCACGATGAATCGCTGTACGCCGAGCGCGTCCTGCGCGCCGGCGGTCGCGGTTACATCATGAAGCAGGAGGGCGGAAGGAAGCTCATGGAGGCCATCCGCCAGGTTCTGGGCGGTCAGATCTACGTCAGTGAAAAAATGTCCGCCCGCATCCTTGAGATTTTCTCAGGCAACCGCTCGGAAACCAGCCGTCGGTCACCGATGGGGAATCTCACCGACCGCGAGTTCGAGGTGTTCCAACTGATCGGCCAGGGAAAGGGGACGCAACAGATCGCCCAGAAGCTGCATCTGAGTGTGAAGACCGTCGAAGTCCATCGCGTGAACATCAAGGCCAAGCTGAAGCTGGAATCCGCGTCGG
This genomic window from Candidatus Angelobacter sp. contains:
- a CDS encoding response regulator transcription factor; amino-acid sequence: MSALKKAVPASTKKRILIVDDHPMMRQGLAQLIGNEPDLVVCSEAEDARGALEAANKHVPDLMLADITLPDKSGLELIKDVQAIHPGLAVLVISMHDESLYAERVLRAGGRGYIMKQEGGRKLMEAIRQVLGGQIYVSEKMSARILEIFSGNRSETSRRSPMGNLTDREFEVFQLIGQGKGTQQIAQKLHLSVKTVEVHRVNIKAKLKLESASELIRFAVRWVEAQSASS